Genomic segment of Candidatus Binatia bacterium:
TCTGGTCGTCGACCACGCGCACCTCGGGACGCTCCGCGAGCGCCAGCATCGTGCGCGGAAAGTTCTTGCCGTGCTCCTCGTAGACCCACGCGGTGCGCACGACGTAGTGCCGCGGGTTGAGCTCGCGCACCGCGATCTCGCCGGCGAGCTTGCTGCGCCCGTAGACCGACTGTGGGTCCGGACGGTCGAACTCGTGGTACGGACGCGTCGCGCGGCCGTCGAAGACGTAGTCGGTCGACACGTGCACGAGCGGGATGCCCGCCTCGGCCGTCGCGAGCGCGAGGTTGCGCGGTCCGACCGCGTTGCCGCGGAACGCGCCCTCGACGTCGGTCTCGGCGTCGTCGACGCGGTTGTAGGCAGCCGCGTTGATCACGAGCTGCGGGCGCGCCGCGCGCACGGCGTCGCGCACCGCCTGCAGATCGACGATGTCGAGCTCGCCGTGCGTGAGCGCGGTGACGTCGTGCTCCGCGAGCGCCTTGCCGAGCGAGCGCCCGAGCTGGCCGGCGGCGCCGGTGACGAGGATCCTCACCGTCCCTCGTAGCGCGGCAGACGGTCGAGCAGCTCGGCGAGCGGCTTCCCGGCGCGGTCCTTGTCCGACAGCAGCGGCTCCGCGACCGGCCAGGGGATCGCGAGCTCCGGATCGTTCCAGGCGAGCCCGAGCTCGTCACCCGGCTGGTAGTAGTCGCTGCACTTGTACTCGACCTCGGCGACGTCGCTCGTCACGCAGAAGCCGTGCGCGAAGCCGATCGGCACGTAGATCTGGCGGAAGTTGTCCTGCGTGAGCTCGACGCCGATCCAGCGCTTGAAGGTCGGCGAGCCGCGCCGGACGTCGACCACGACGTCCCAGATCGCGCCGCGCAGCACGCGCACGAGCTTCGCCTGCGGGCGCGCGAGCTGCGCGTGCAGACCGCGCACGGTGCCACGCGCGGAGCACGAGTGGTTGTCCTGCACGAAGGTCGCGTCGACGCCGGCCTCGGCGTAGCGCTTGGCCTGGTACGTCTCGACGAAGAAGCCGCGGGCGTCGCGGTGCACGGTCGGCTCGATGACGAGCACGCCGGGCAGCTCGGTCTGCAGCACCTTCAAGGCGTCACGTCTCCTGTTCGAGGATGCGCAGCAAGTACTGGCCGTAGCCGGTCGTGTGCATGCTGCGCGCGATGCGCTCGACGTCCCGAGCGCCGATGTAGCCCATGCGCCAGGCGATCTCTTCGATGCAGGCGACCTTGAGGCCCTGGCGCTCCTCGATCGCCTGAATGAAGTTCGACGCCTGCAGCAGCGCCTCGTGCGTCCCGGTGTCGAGCCAGGCGATGCCGCGTCCGAGCTTCTCGACGTGCAGCTCGCCGCGCCGCAGGTAGTCGATGTTGACGTCGGTGATCTCGAGCTCGCCGCGGGCCGATGGCTTCAAGCCCGCTGCGACCTCGAGGACGCGGTTGTCGTAGAAGTAGAGCCCGGTCACCGCGTACGACGAGCGCGGCTGCTTCGGCTTCTCCTCGAGCCCGACCGCGCGTCCCTGCTCGTCGAACTCGACGACGCCGTAGCGCTCGGGATCCTTGACCCAGTAGCCGAACACGGTCGCGCCGCTCTCGCGCTCGACCGCCGCGCGCAGGTAGTCGGCGAAGCCGTGGCCGTGGAAGATGTTGTCGCCGAGCGCCAGCGCGACCCGCGACGTGCCGACGAACTCGCGGCCGATGATGAACGACTGCGCGAGCCCTTCGGGGCGCGGCTGCACCGCGTACTGGATGCGGATGCCGACGTCGCTGCCGTCGTCGAGCAGGCGGCGGAAGGCGTCCTGCTCGTGCGGCGTCGTGATCACCAGCACGTCGCGGATGCCGGCGAGCATGAGCGTCGCCAGCGGGTAGTAGATCATCGGCTTGTCGTAGATCGGCAGCAGCTGCTTCGAGGTCGCGCGCGTCACCGGGTAGAGGCGCGTGCCCGAGCCGCCAGCGAGCAGGATGCCCTTGATCTCCGAGCCCGACCTCGGGCGAGGGGGCGTGCGCGCCGCGTCCGGCGGGGTCATCGCGCTCCGTCCGCCGCGTCCGCGCGCGCGGCCGTGCCGAGCCGCTCGCGGCGGTACTTGCCCGCCTGCACCGCCTCGCACCAGTCGCGGTTGTCGAGGTACCAGCGGACGGTGGCGGCGAGGCCCGAGTCGATGTCGTGCGCGGGCTTCCAGCCGAGCTCGCGCGAGATCTTGCTGCTGTCGATCGCGTAGCGACGGTCGTGGCCCGGACGGTCGGCGACGAAGCGCTTGAGCTCGGCGTAGCTCTTGAGGTTGCGTCCGGCGAGCGCCGGGTTGTCGCGCGGCGGCAGCAGCTCGTCGAGCAGCGCGCACAGCCGGTCGACGAGCGCGAGGTTGGTCATCTCGCCGTACCCGCCGATGTTGTACTTGTCGCCCGGCACGCCGGCCTCGAGGACGCGCCAGATGCCGTCGCAGTGGTCCTCGACGTAGAGCCAGTCGCGGACGTTGCCGCCGTCGCCGTAGATCGGCAGCTCGCGGCCCTCGATCGCGTTGAGCAGCATCAGCGGAATCAGTTTCTCGGGATACTGGAACGGGCCGTAGTTGTTCGAGCAGTTGGTGATCAGGACCGGCAGGCCGTAGGTCTCGTGGTAGGCGCGCACCAGATGGTCGGCCGCCGCCTTGCTCGCCGAGTACGGCGAGTTCGGCGCGTAGGGCGTCGTTTCCGAGAAGGCGCCGGTCGGGCCGAGGCTGCCGTACACCTCGTCGGTCGAGACGTGCAGGAAGCGGAACGCACGGCGCTCGTCCTCGGGCAGCTCCGCGAGCCAGAGCCGCGACGCCTCGAGCAGCTCGAAGGCGCCGACGGTGTTGGTCTGGACGAAGGCGCGCGGGCCGTCGATCGAGCGGTCGACGTGCGACTCGGCGGCGAAGTTGACGATCCACGTCGGCCGGTGCTCGCGCAGCAGGCGTCCGACCAGCTCGCCGTCCGCGATGTCGCCGTGCACGAAGACGAAGCGCGGGTCGCGCTCGACGTCGCGCAGGCTCTCGAGGTTGCCGGCGTAGGTCAGCTTGTCGAGCACCACGACGCGGGCGTCGGTGCGCGCGAGCGCGAGGCGGACGAAGTTGGCGCCGATGAAGCCGGCGCCGCCGGTCACGATCATGCTCCGCATCGCCACCCCGGAATAGCCGAGCGTTGCCGGGCCTGCCAGCGAGGGTCGCCGGCGTCGGCGGGCGCGCCGAGCCGGGTCGCGGACGGCGGAAGGGCGGAGCGCGGGCGGAGCACGGGGCTCGTCGAGCGGCGTTCGCGCTGCGTCGGCGTGGCTACTGGTGCGCCGGCGACAGCAGGTCGTTGACCGTCTTCACCGGGTTGAAGGTCTCGGCCGGCACCTCGACGAACACCGTGTTCCAGTCCGCCATCGAGCCGTTCCACAGCCCCGGGTGCTCGAGCGCGCGCAGCTTCCGGCCGCCGTGCGACTTCTCGGCGATGAACACCGCCTGCCGGTCGACGTGCTTCTGGAGCTCGTACGGACGTCCGCGGTGGTCGCGCAGCGCGCACACCAGGTCGACCGGGTTGAAGTGCGTCGACGTGCCGAGCAGCGCGCGCTGCTCGGGGTCGCGCGTGTCGACCTGCGCGGTCTCGACGATCTGCCGCGTGACCTCGCCGGACGCGCTGCGCACCCAGAACGGACCGCCGCCCGGATCGCCGGAGCAGCGCACCATGCCGCAGACGCGCAGCGGACGGTCGAGCTTGGCGAGGACCCAGGCGCGCCGGCGCTCGAGCGGCCAGGTCGCGAAGCCCTCCGGCGTCGCGACCTCGAGGTCGCGCTCGAGGACCTGCGCCGCGGCCACGACGGCGTCCTCGCCGGCGTCGCGCTCGAGCCGTGCCAGCGCCGCGAAGGCCTTCGCCTGCAGGCCGAGCAGGACGCCACCGAGCACCTTGCGCCAGTGGACGATGGGCTCCTTCAGGCGGTCGGGCACGACGTTGTCGATGTTCTTGACGTAGACCAGGTCGGCGCCGGTGCGCTCGAGGTTGGTGAGCAGCGAGCCGTGGCCGCCCGGACGGAAGAGCAGGGCGCCGCTCGCGTCGCGGAACGGGTTGCCCTCGAGGTCGACCGCGACGGTGTCGGTGGAGGGCTCCTGGTGCGAGAAGCTCACCTCGAAGCGGGTGTCGAGGCGCTGCTCGTGGCGCCGCTGCGCCGTGGCGAGCAGCTCGCGGAAGCCCGCGAGGTGCTGCGGCGACACCGTGACGTGCAGGCGCGCCACGCCCTCGCGGCTGCGCGCGTAGCGCGCCGCCTCGACCAGGTGCTCCTCGAGCGGCGTCCGCGGACCGTCGGGATAGCGGTGGAAGAGCAGCAGGCCCTTGGGCAGCGCGGCGTAGTGCAGGCCGCGCTCGGTCAGCAGGTGCTCGAGGATCGCGCCGACGCGTCCCTCGCGCCGTGCGTCCTCGGGATCGAGGCCGTGCGCGCGCATCGCGTCGCAGAGCTTCTCGAAGAACGCGAAGCGCCGGAGGCCGTCGACGAAGGCGAGCACCTCGCGCGCGTCGCCGTCACCGTCGGCCGCGCGGCGCTCGAGGTCGCTGCGCCGCACGTCGCGGTTTTCGTCGAGCACCGCGAGCAGCGCGCGGAACATGCGCGTCGCCGCGCCCGACGCGGGCACGAAGGCGGAGAAGCGGCCGTTCTCGGCGGCCTCGGCGTGCAGGCGCAGCGCGCTCGCCACCTCGTCGTCGGTGAGCACGCGGATGCCGTCGCCCGGACGGCAGGCGCGCTCGAGACGGGTGTGCGGCGGCGGATCGCGCAGCAGCGCGAGCTGTCTCTGCACGTCCTCTGCGGCGAGCCCGCGTTCGGCGATGCGGCGCAGATCCTCCTCGTGCAGCAACCCCTCGGCCATCGACTGTCCTCCGAGCTTCGAGGCTATCGTGATCCGGCGCGGGAATCATCCTGCGCCGGCGCGCTCGGCGCGGGTCGCGGCGACGCGGTCGGCTCGGGCTTCGTTGGCGCGCTGAGGTCAGGCTGCGCCGACGCGGTCGGGTCGGGCGGGGTTGGCGCGCGGGGCTCGGCCTTCGTCGGCGTGCCGGCCTCGGGCGCGGGGACGCGATCCTTGCCGTCGAAGGCGGGCGCGAACACCGAGAAGCCGACCATCGGCTCCTCGGAGATCACGCGCGCGCCGTGCACGGTGTCGCGCGGCACGAGAACCGCGTCGCCCGGTCCGAGCTCGATGGTCTGGTCACCGATGCGCGCCCGCGCGCGTCCGCTGCGCACGACGATCACCTCCTCGTGCTCGCGGTGCAGGTGCGGCGGCATCTCGCTCGTGAGCTGCCACACGTTGACGCTCGCCGACTGGCCGCGCAGCACCTCGGTGACCTGCGCGCCGCGCGCGGGATCGATGGGGTGCGCGGCGATCACGTCGTCGAGGCTCGCGACCTGCGCGCCGACTGGGCCGCCGCAGGCGAGGCAGACCGCGCAGGCGAGGGCGACCGCGCGCGGCGGGCTCGTGCGTCGTCTCGCGCGCCGAGGGGAAAGCGTCATGGCGCCGCCGGCCATAGCACCACGACGCGCGCGCTGCGACGCGCGACGCCCACGCGCCACCCACGCGCCACCCACGCGCCACGCCCTCCGATGCCCCGTTTGCCCGCCGCACCCGGCGCTGGTAACCGAACGTTCGTTCGGGCCATGGCGAGCGAAGCGCAGAAGACCGCGCCGGTCGAGGCGGGATCCACCGCGACCCGCATCCTCGACGCCGCCGAGGCCTTATTCGCCGAGCGCGGCTTCGCCGGCGTCTCCGTGCGCGAGATCGCGGGCCAGGTCGGGCTCAACCAGGCGAGCATCTACAACCACTTCCCGAGCAAGCAGGCGCTCTACGAGGCGGTGCTGCAGCGCGGGCTGCAGCCGATCCTCGACCTGCTCGCCGAGTGCGCGCCCGTGCTGCACGAGGAGCGCGAGCGCGACCGGTTGCTCGAGCAGCTCGTCGAGCACCTGTGGCGCACGCCGCACCTGCCGAAGCTGATCCAGCGCGAGGTGCTCGACGGCGGCGAGTACCTCGAGCGGCTCGCCGACCACTGGCTGAAGCCGATCTACCAGCAGGGACGCCAGGCGGTGCTCGCCACCCCCGGCGTCGGCGACTGGCCCGAGCAGGACCTGCCGCTGCTGATCCTCGGCATGTACCACCTGCTGTTCGGGCACTTCTCGTCGGCGGCGCTGCTCGAGCGGCTGATCGGCCAGCCGGCGCTCTCCCCGGAGATGAAGCGCGCGCACCTCGCCTTCGTGAAGCGCGCAAGCGAAAGATTGCTCAGGGCTTGAGCCAGCGCTCGAGCCAGCCGAGCACCTCGCCGTCGACGCCCGCGAGATTGTGTCCCTGCCCCGAGTAGGGGACGAAGCGGAAGTGGTCGGGGACGCCGCGCGCCTCGTACGCCGCGCGGAAGCGCGTCACCGTGTTCTCGACGCACGCGTACGGGATCGCGCGGTCGAGCTCGCCGGCGAGCAGCAGCAGCGGTCGCGGCGGGTAGCGGTTCGCGTTGCGGATCGGCTCGCGCGCCGCGATCTCGACCGCGTAGTCTGGGTCGAGCTCGAGCTTGCCGTTCGGCAGCCAACGCGGGTCGTCGTTCAGCGCGAGCGACGACGAGCGCAGGAACGTGAGGTAGTCGCCGCACGCGACCCGCACGACGCCGACCGCGATGCGCGGGTCGTGCGCCATCGCCTGCAGCGCGGTGAAGCCGCTCGTCGAGCTGCCGGTGATCGCGATGCGCTGCGGGTCGACGCGGGGGTTCTCGAGGATCCAGTCGATGACGCGCGGGATGCTGTGCTCGGCGTCCGTCGAGATGATCTCGAAGTAGGCGCGTCCGACGATGCCGGGGCGCGGCGCGGCGAGGAGCCAGCTCCCGACCGTGTGCGAGTCCTCGTCGCGCACGGGGAGGTTGGTCGTGTCCTCGAGCCCCGCGCTCGAGCCGGAGGCCTCCGACGCCTTCTTGAAGCCGCGCAGCAGCTCCCAGTTGGTGTGGAAGCGCACGACCCCGAAGCCGCGATCGAGCAGATCCGCGTCGGGGACGATGGGCGAGATCACGACCGGCAGCGGCCCGGATGGCTGCGCCGGCAGCGTCAGCGCGACCGTGATCCAGCCGTTGTCGATGGTCGCCGAGACCTTCTCCGGCTCCGGGCAGGGATCGCAGGCGCGGGGTGCCGTTGCGGGCTCGGTGGCCGCGGCCGGCGCGGGGGCCGCGGCGGGGACGAGCGACGCGGGATCGGGCCGACGCACGGCGGGCTTGCACGCGGCCGCCGCGACGAGAAGGATGCCGAGCAGCGTGCGGAGCATCATCGATCTGACCAGTTCGCCTGGCATCCGGAGTAGCGATACGTGACTCTCGGCGATCGGGAAAGCGGAACGCGCCTCGTGCGCGCGGCGGCGGTCGGGCGCGGACTCGGGCCAGTGCTCTGTGCGCTGATCGTCGCGGTCGCCGCGACGGGCTGCGCGCGCTCCCTCGTCGAGCGCGCGATCGCGGCGCGGGGCGGTCCGCTCGAGAGCGCGTCGCGCGAGTCCGAGGCCGAGGTCTACGAGAAGATCCCCGGCACCTGGGCCTGGCGCATCGACTACCGCGTGCCGGATCGCCTGCGCTGGACGCTCGAGACCTGGGGCGACGAGCAGACCTACGCCTACGACGGCCAGACCGTGCGCTACTTCCTCGGCACCGCGCCGGTCGGATCGGATCCCGCGCTCGCGCGCGCGGTGCGCACCCAGGTCCGCTGGATCGGGCTCAGCCTGCTCGACGTGCTCGACGACGAGCGGCTGCTGGTCGTCGAGGAGCTTCCCCGCGACGCGCTGCCGGCCGGGGTCGCGAGCGGCTTGCGCGCCACCTGGCGCGAGGACGGGACGTCGTACCTGCTGTACTTCGACGAGCGCGACCTGCTGGTCGCGAGCCGCGGCCCGGTCGACGTGCCGGTGATCGGCAGCGGCGAGCTCGTCGCGTCGTACGAAGACTTCCGCGAGGTCGGCGGCTTCCTGCTGCCTTTCCGCGGCCGCTACACGCTCGACGGCCGCCCGCTGTTCGACGAGACCGTGCTGCGCTGGGTGCCGAACGACCCGGCGCTCACGGAGGAAGCCTTCACCCGCGCGCCGCCGCCGAAGCTACGCTGAGACGGTCCCCTCGGCTGGCCCCGCGCGCGGTGCCGGCGTCGCGGCGACGTGCGCGCGAAACGCGCCGGCGTCAATCCATCCCGAGCTTGGCGCGCCCCTCGGGCGAGATCATGTTCGGGTTCCATACCGGGGTCCACACGATCTCGACCTCGGCCTCGGCGACGCCCGGCAGCCCGAGGATCTTGTAGCGCGCGTCGGCGGCGATCGACGCGCCCATGCCGCAGCCCTGCGCGGTCAGCGTCATCTTGACGTCGACCCGGTTGCGGCCGTCGTCGAGCGGCTTGATCTGCATGTCGTAGACCAGGCCCAGGTCGACGATGTTGACCGGGATCTCGGGGTCGTAGCAGGTCTTGAGCTGCTGCCAGACGAGCGGCTCGAGCTCCTCGGGGGTCAGCTTCTCGCCGCTCGCCGCGGGCACCTCGGGCTCGGGCGCCGGCTCCATGCCGACCGCGTCGGCGTCGCGGCTCGAGATCCGCAGCAGTCCGCCGTACTCGGGGACGTGCACGGTGAAGGATCCGCCGAGCGACTGGGTGATCACGGCCTTCGTGCCCTGGGGAAGCAGGACCGTGTGGCCGGCGGGGATCATCACCGCCTCACAGTCGCGCGTCAGCTCGATCCACTGGTTGGACTCGCTCATGTCGAGCAGGATAGCGTCCGCCTGCAGCAAAACCCAGGTAGGCCGAAATCGCTGGCGCTCGCGCACGAGTCCGGCTACCAACAAACGTTGGCTCGGACGCGGCGCGACGGCGACGCGGGTTCCGGGAGGGAGCACAGACGATGGCGTACGAGCACGGCAGGATCACGGACGAGGGCATCGCGAAGCTGCGCGAGCGCATCGGCAAGGGCTTCGAGGGGCGCCAGCCGTGGCGCACCGAGGTCAACCGCGACACCATCTGGCACCTCGCGCACGCGATCGGCGACCTGAACCCGCTCTACACCGACCGCGAGTACGCCAAGAAGCACAGTAAGTGGGGCCGGCTGCACTGCCCGGGCGTCGTGCTGCGCTGCTACGACACGCTGAGCGCGCCGGGCTCGGCCGGATTGCCGGAAGGTCTCCCCGGGGTGCACTCGATCTGGTCGGGCTCGCACTACGAGTGGTACCGCCCGGTGCTCGAGGGCGACGTCATCCGCTCCGAGAGCTACCTCAAGGACGTCGTCGAGAAGACCAGCAAGTTCACCGACGGCCGCACGGTCTACCAGACGTACGAAGCGGTCTATTACGACCAGACCGGCGCCTGCATCGGCAAGCGCAGCGACACCTACATGCGCGCCGACCGCAACAAGACGCGCGAGAAGAGCGTGTACAAGGAGCAGGAGAAGCTCGCGCACTGGACGCCCGAGGACATCGAGCGCTTCCAGGAGGAGTACCGCAACGAGACGCGCACGGTGGAGCGCTACTGGGAGGACGTCAACGTCGGCGACGACATCGGCAAGGTGATCAAGGGTCCGCTCACGCCGACCGCGGAGATCGCCTTCGAGTCCTTCTTCGGCATCTATCTCGTCGGCAACATCGTCGCGTCCCGCCTGCTCGACAAGCACCCGATGCTCATGGTGCCGAACGAGCAGGGCGTCCCGGAGCCGCCGCAGCGCGTGCACTGGGACAACAAGTTCACCCAGGACACGCTCGGCCTGCCCGGCGCCTACGACCTCGGCCTCGAGCGCCTGTCGTGGATGTGCCACGTGGTCACCAACTGGATGGGCGACAAGGGGCACCTGGCCTTCATCGACGCGCGCTACAAGCGCTTCAACTACCTGGGCGACGTGACCTGGGCGCGCGGCAAGGTCGTCGAAAAATTCGAGCGCGACGGCCGCAAGATGGTGAAGCTCGACGTCTACACCATCAACCACCGCGAGCAGATCACCGCGACGGCGGTCGCCGAGGTCGAGCTGCCGAGCCGCGCTGCGTAGCCGGCGGCGCCCAAGCGAGCGAATCGGAGCAGGTGGGGCTGCGCTCGTGGCCCCGCCTGCGTCACTTGGCGGGGCGGGTAGCGCGTCGGTCGCGCTTGTCGCGCTCGCGGAGCTCGAGCGCGAGCTGGCGGACCTCGTCGCGCGCGACGGTGATGAAGGCGGCGTCGGACGAGCGCTTCACCCAGGCGAGCACCTCGTCACCGGACAGAATGGCGTACGGAAAGCCGGGCGGCCCGCCGGGGATGGCCTGGCAGCTCCAATGCTCCCTCGAGGCTTGCATGACTCTGGACCTCCGTCCCCGAGCTCCAGTGCGCGAGAGTGTGTCGGTAAAGCCAGAATCGATACCAAAATTCGGATGGTGTCAAGAGCTTTTCGTCGTCTGCTCGCCCGGCGAGCGTCCGCCGGCGCTGGATGCTCCTGCAACGGTGTTGCAGAACGGCCGCGCCGGCCTGTCGGGAGCGCGGCCGCCGTGGTAAGCGGGCTGCCATGACGCGCAAGAGCCGGGCTCAGGCGGCGAGCCGGGTCGCGGAGATCCGCGCCGCGATCCGTGCGGCCGGGATGCGCAGCACCGCGCCGCGCATCGCGGTGGTCGAGCGCCTGCAGCGCGCCACCGCCCCGATGAGCCACGCCGAGATCACCGAGGAGCTGCTGCCGCTCGGCTTCGACCGCGCCACGATCTACCGCAACCTGGTCGACCTCGCCGAGGCCGGGCTCGTGTCCCGCGTCGAGGTCGGCGACCACGTCTGGCGCTACGAGATGCGCAGCGCCGACCGCGGCACCGAGCGCGAGCACCCGCACTTCGTGTGCAACGACTGCGGCACCGTCGCCTGCCTGCCCGAGGTCAGCGTGAACATCCGCCCAGCGCCGGGCTCGCGCCGCTCGCCGGTCGCGGAGGTGTCGCAGGTCCTGCTCAAGGGCCGCTGCGAGAGCTGCTAGCGACCCGCGAGCGGCTCGCCTTCGCGGCGACCGTTCGCGAGCGCGCGCTCTGAGCGCCGCAGCAGCCAGGCGGCGACCAGCGTCAGGCTCAGCACGAACGCCGTCGTCTGGCCCGGCGGGTAGTCGAGGTCGTGCGCCACGACGAAGCTCACGAGGCTGCCGGCGAGGCCGAGCAGGGGCGCGACGACGAACATCGTGCGCACCTCGCGGCACAGGCTGCGCGCCGCGAGCGCCGGCAGCACCAGGCAGCCGAAGGTGAAGATGCTGCCCGCGACGCGGTTCGAGAGCCCGACGACGACGCCGAGCCAGATCGCGAGCAGCACGCCCCAGCGCCGGACGCCGAGCCCGACGGCGGACGCCATCTGCGGATCCATCGCGAGCAGCGCGAGCTCGCGGTGACGCAGCGCCACGCCCGCTGCGGTGAGCGCCAGCAGCAAGGCGAGCACCGCGACGTCGCCCGCGGTCGCGCCGATGATCGTGCTCGCGACGAGCCGGTGGATCTCCTCCGTGCCGTGCGGGCTGTGCGACAGCAGCAGCACCGACAGGCTCGCGCTGAAGAGAAAGACGAGCCCGGTCGCGGCCTCGCGGCTCTCGCCGCGCTCGTGCGCGCCGCGCGTCGTGAGCAGCGCCGCGAGCACGGCGAAGATCCCCGCCGCGGCGGAGAGGAAGGCGTCGCTCTCGAGCCACGGAACGACCGCGAGAGCAGGGAGCGTGGCCAGCCGCAGCCCGCACGCGATCCCGAGCAGCGACGCCTGCGACATCGCGGCGCCGAGGAAGATCTGCTCGCGCGCCACGACCATCACGCCGAGCAGCGGCAGCAGCAGCGAAATCAGCCAGCCGGCGAGGTAGGCGTCGCGGAACAGCGCCCAGGAGTCGAGGAAGGACGCGATCACGACCGCACCTCGAGCGCGGGACCCTTCGCCCGCTCGCGCGCGGTGCGCTCCTCGACGCGCACCGTGCCGTCGGCGAAGGTCGCGACGTGCGACGCGTGGCGCTCGGCCATCGCGGCGTCGTGCGTGACCAGCAGCAGCGTGAGGCCGTGTTGGCGGTTGAGCTCGACGAGGTCGCGCAGCAGCGCCGCCTCGGCGTCGGCGTCGAGGTGGTTCATCGGCTCGTCGAGCACCAGCAGCTCGGGCTCGCGGATCAGCGCGCGGGCGACGAGCGCGCGCTGACGTTGCCCGCCCGAAAGCGCGCGGAACGACGCCCGCTCGAGCTCGGCGAGCCCGACGCGCTCGAGCGCGCGCCGCAGCCGCGCGCCGCGCTCCGCACGCGGCACGTCGAGCCCGACGAGACCGAGCGACACGAACTCGCGCACCGTCGTCGGCAGCGACGGGTTCGTCTCGGCGTGCTGCGGCACGAAGCCGACGCGCGCACGACCGCCGAGCGACGCGGCGAGGCGGAGCGTCCCGCCCTGCGGCTCGAGCATGCCGAGCACCGCGTGCAGGAAGGTGCTCTTGCCGCTGCCGTTGCGCCCGACGAGGAACCAGAACTCGCCGCGGCGCACCGTCAAGTCGACGTCGCGCAGCACGACGCGCGCGCCGTAGCCGAGCGTCAGCGCGCGGGCCTCGAGCAGCACCTCGGGGCGCGACGTCATCTCGTCTCCGCACCCGCCGACGCGATCTGCTCGACGTTGTAGCCGATCATGTCGAGGTACGTCGGCGCCTCGGGAACCGCGCCGACCTGCGTCGCCATGCGCAGCACGCGGGCGCCGGTCTTCGAGCCGACGAGGTTCGCGTAGCGCGGATCGTAGTACGTCGACGCGAGCACGATCCGCACGTCCTGCGCGCGCATCAGCTCGATCACGCGCTCGAGGCTCTTGGTCGTGGGCGGAACGCCGGGCAGCGGCTCGAGGTCGGCGACCACCTCGAGGCCGAAGAAGCGCGTGAAGTAGGTCCACACCGCGTGGTCCTCGACGAGCTTCGTGCCCTGCAGCGGCAGCATGCGTCCGAGCCAGCCGCCGAGCTCGGCGCGCTGACCCTGGTCGTCGAGGAAGGAAGCGAGCTTGCGCGCCTCGTAGAGCCGGACGAGCTTCGGCACGTCGTCGCCGTAGCGCGCGGCGAGCGCGGGTCCGACCAGGCGGCGGAAGAGCTCGTCCTGGAAGGTCGCGAGCCGGCGCTCGAAGCGCGCGGCGGCGTCCGGCCGCAGCTCGGAGAGCTTCGCGGCGATCGCGCGCGCCACCGCGAGGCCGCGCAGCGGATCGAG
This window contains:
- the rfbB gene encoding dTDP-glucose 4,6-dehydratase, which gives rise to MRSMIVTGGAGFIGANFVRLALARTDARVVVLDKLTYAGNLESLRDVERDPRFVFVHGDIADGELVGRLLREHRPTWIVNFAAESHVDRSIDGPRAFVQTNTVGAFELLEASRLWLAELPEDERRAFRFLHVSTDEVYGSLGPTGAFSETTPYAPNSPYSASKAAADHLVRAYHETYGLPVLITNCSNNYGPFQYPEKLIPLMLLNAIEGRELPIYGDGGNVRDWLYVEDHCDGIWRVLEAGVPGDKYNIGGYGEMTNLALVDRLCALLDELLPPRDNPALAGRNLKSYAELKRFVADRPGHDRRYAIDSSKISRELGWKPAHDIDSGLAATVRWYLDNRDWCEAVQAGKYRRERLGTAARADAADGAR
- a CDS encoding DUF4301 family protein; its protein translation is MAEGLLHEEDLRRIAERGLAAEDVQRQLALLRDPPPHTRLERACRPGDGIRVLTDDEVASALRLHAEAAENGRFSAFVPASGAATRMFRALLAVLDENRDVRRSDLERRAADGDGDAREVLAFVDGLRRFAFFEKLCDAMRAHGLDPEDARREGRVGAILEHLLTERGLHYAALPKGLLLFHRYPDGPRTPLEEHLVEAARYARSREGVARLHVTVSPQHLAGFRELLATAQRRHEQRLDTRFEVSFSHQEPSTDTVAVDLEGNPFRDASGALLFRPGGHGSLLTNLERTGADLVYVKNIDNVVPDRLKEPIVHWRKVLGGVLLGLQAKAFAALARLERDAGEDAVVAAAQVLERDLEVATPEGFATWPLERRRAWVLAKLDRPLRVCGMVRCSGDPGGGPFWVRSASGEVTRQIVETAQVDTRDPEQRALLGTSTHFNPVDLVCALRDHRGRPYELQKHVDRQAVFIAEKSHGGRKLRALEHPGLWNGSMADWNTVFVEVPAETFNPVKTVNDLLSPAHQ
- the rfbD gene encoding dTDP-4-dehydrorhamnose reductase: MRILVTGAAGQLGRSLGKALAEHDVTALTHGELDIVDLQAVRDAVRAARPQLVINAAAYNRVDDAETDVEGAFRGNAVGPRNLALATAEAGIPLVHVSTDYVFDGRATRPYHEFDRPDPQSVYGRSKLAGEIAVRELNPRHYVVRTAWVYEEHGKNFPRTMLALAERPEVRVVDDQTGSPTYAPHLAAALARLITTDAFGTYHLAGSGAVTWYGLTCKLYALRGIRTPVVPVTTEEFPRPAPRPRYSVLTTLQEPRIVLPPWEDGLAEFCRALG
- a CDS encoding cupin domain-containing protein gives rise to the protein MTLSPRRARRRTSPPRAVALACAVCLACGGPVGAQVASLDDVIAAHPIDPARGAQVTEVLRGQSASVNVWQLTSEMPPHLHREHEEVIVVRSGRARARIGDQTIELGPGDAVLVPRDTVHGARVISEEPMVGFSVFAPAFDGKDRVPAPEAGTPTKAEPRAPTPPDPTASAQPDLSAPTKPEPTASPRPAPSAPAQDDSRAGSR
- a CDS encoding prolyl oligopeptidase family serine peptidase, translated to MMLRTLLGILLVAAAACKPAVRRPDPASLVPAAAPAPAAATEPATAPRACDPCPEPEKVSATIDNGWITVALTLPAQPSGPLPVVISPIVPDADLLDRGFGVVRFHTNWELLRGFKKASEASGSSAGLEDTTNLPVRDEDSHTVGSWLLAAPRPGIVGRAYFEIISTDAEHSIPRVIDWILENPRVDPQRIAITGSSTSGFTALQAMAHDPRIAVGVVRVACGDYLTFLRSSSLALNDDPRWLPNGKLELDPDYAVEIAAREPIRNANRYPPRPLLLLAGELDRAIPYACVENTVTRFRAAYEARGVPDHFRFVPYSGQGHNLAGVDGEVLGWLERWLKP
- a CDS encoding TetR family transcriptional regulator, with amino-acid sequence MASEAQKTAPVEAGSTATRILDAAEALFAERGFAGVSVREIAGQVGLNQASIYNHFPSKQALYEAVLQRGLQPILDLLAECAPVLHEERERDRLLEQLVEHLWRTPHLPKLIQREVLDGGEYLERLADHWLKPIYQQGRQAVLATPGVGDWPEQDLPLLILGMYHLLFGHFSSAALLERLIGQPALSPEMKRAHLAFVKRASERLLRA
- the rfbC gene encoding dTDP-4-dehydrorhamnose 3,5-epimerase; amino-acid sequence: MKVLQTELPGVLVIEPTVHRDARGFFVETYQAKRYAEAGVDATFVQDNHSCSARGTVRGLHAQLARPQAKLVRVLRGAIWDVVVDVRRGSPTFKRWIGVELTQDNFRQIYVPIGFAHGFCVTSDVAEVEYKCSDYYQPGDELGLAWNDPELAIPWPVAEPLLSDKDRAGKPLAELLDRLPRYEGR
- the rfbA gene encoding glucose-1-phosphate thymidylyltransferase RfbA, with translation MTPPDAARTPPRPRSGSEIKGILLAGGSGTRLYPVTRATSKQLLPIYDKPMIYYPLATLMLAGIRDVLVITTPHEQDAFRRLLDDGSDVGIRIQYAVQPRPEGLAQSFIIGREFVGTSRVALALGDNIFHGHGFADYLRAAVERESGATVFGYWVKDPERYGVVEFDEQGRAVGLEEKPKQPRSSYAVTGLYFYDNRVLEVAAGLKPSARGELEITDVNIDYLRRGELHVEKLGRGIAWLDTGTHEALLQASNFIQAIEERQGLKVACIEEIAWRMGYIGARDVERIARSMHTTGYGQYLLRILEQET